The nucleotide window CGAGTTGCGGAAGGCCGTTCTCGTCCTGCGCCGGCGCCGCCCCCGTCTCCGCCGCGGCCTGCGTGCCGGTGGCGGGATCAGCGTCCACGGCGGCCTCGGCGGGCGCGGGAACGTTCTCGGGGTCCACCGTCGCGGTGAGCGCGGGGGCGGGCTCGGCGAGCACGTTGGCGGGGGCCGCGCCCGGAAGGGAGGACGGGGCGAGCTCCGGCGGAGGGGACGGCACGCGCGTGCCCGGACGCGTCGGGGGCATGCGGTTGAATTCCTCGTCCATGGAGTAGAACTCGCGCTCCACCACGTTGCGCACGTCGTCCGTCTGCCGGCGGAACTCGCGCATGAACTTGCCAATGGCCCGCGCCAGCTCAGGCAGCCGCTGGGGGCCGAGCACGATCAGCGCGGCCACCAGGATGAACACCATTTCGCCTGCGCCGATGTTGAACATGGAGGGTCGTCTTCCCCTTGGAGGGAACGTCCCGGGGTTATCGCGCCCACAGGCGGCCCGCGCAACCGTCAGCGACCATCCAGCGTCCGTCTGGCCTCGTGTCCAGGAGGCGGGCGGCCGGGCTCCCTGGAACTCCTGGGGCACATTGCCCCATCAGCCGTGGGGATTGGCCTCGGGAGACAGCGGCGCGGCCATCCCCTGCGCCGGGGGCACCGCCAGGGCCCGGGCCTGCTCTCGCGAGCGCACCCGCCCCTCCACCACCCGCAACATGACGGGAACACCCACCGCCAGCCCGATGGACACCCAGGCGATGGTGTCCATGCCGCCGAGCGTCCCGTCCGGCAGGTCCACCAGCAGGCGTGACGACAGGAAGGCGCCCAGCGCGGAGGCCATGTGCTGGGTGGCGGACTGCAGCGACATGAAGCGGGCGCGCACCGGGTTGTCCGGCACGCGCGAGGTGAGCGTGTTGTACGCCACGTTGCGCACGCCCATGGCCAGCATGAAGACCATGAACAGCAGGGGGATGGGCAGCCACGCGGGGTAGTGGATGAAGCCCACGTACGTGGTGAGGGCCGCCAGCACCACGCCCACCGTGCCGATGCGGTAGGAGCCGAAGCGGTCCACCAGCGGCCCCGTCAGCCGCAGCGTGAAGAAGCTCACGATGCCGCCCGCGGCGTAGATGATCCACAGGTTCTCGCGCGGGTAGGCCAGGTTCTGCTGGAGGTAGGCGGAGATGTTGGGGATGACGATGAAGCCGCTCATCATCACCAGCGCCGTCATCAGGTAGGACAGCTGCACGTCGGTGTTGCCCAGGAGCTCCGCCACGCCCGGGGCCCGGTCCGCGCTGCCGCCGGGCTTGAGGTGCCCGCGCACGGGCGGCAGGAGCCCGAGCGCGGCCAGCACCAACACCAGCCCCAGCGCCGCCACCACGAAGAAGGGCGTCCGCCAGCTGCCCAGCTCCGCGACCTTCAAGGCCAGGGGCACGCCCAGCACGGAGGCCACGGAGAAGGACGCCATCACCGCGCCCAGCGCCCGGCCCCGGCGCTCCATC belongs to Corallococcus exiguus and includes:
- the tatB gene encoding Sec-independent protein translocase protein TatB — protein: MFNIGAGEMVFILVAALIVLGPQRLPELARAIGKFMREFRRQTDDVRNVVEREFYSMDEEFNRMPPTRPGTRVPSPPPELAPSSLPGAAPANVLAEPAPALTATVDPENVPAPAEAAVDADPATGTQAAAETGAAPAQDENGLPQLAPIPGTVARNAPKRS
- a CDS encoding MFS transporter, with the translated sequence MPESSESASPRSVSERAVVLLIGAVQFVNILDFVMVMPLGPDFAKGLGIESSHIGTIGGSYTAAASVAGLLGGYFLDRFDRRKALAVCMLGLVAATAAGGFAVGLSTLLLARVCAGLFGGPATALSLSIIADLIPMERRGRALGAVMASFSVASVLGVPLALKVAELGSWRTPFFVVAALGLVLVLAALGLLPPVRGHLKPGGSADRAPGVAELLGNTDVQLSYLMTALVMMSGFIVIPNISAYLQQNLAYPRENLWIIYAAGGIVSFFTLRLTGPLVDRFGSYRIGTVGVVLAALTTYVGFIHYPAWLPIPLLFMVFMLAMGVRNVAYNTLTSRVPDNPVRARFMSLQSATQHMASALGAFLSSRLLVDLPDGTLGGMDTIAWVSIGLAVGVPVMLRVVEGRVRSREQARALAVPPAQGMAAPLSPEANPHG